A portion of the Oncorhynchus clarkii lewisi isolate Uvic-CL-2024 chromosome 27, UVic_Ocla_1.0, whole genome shotgun sequence genome contains these proteins:
- the LOC139385510 gene encoding zinc finger CCCH domain-containing protein 4-like, whose amino-acid sequence MAVESMTVHPNSPTTTNHEHSLLTDERREDGELEEGELEDDGGEVEVAEEPSAGGGGEDEGEGTAAAAEAAPPEKTHRSKERHASGDEKDDEKARRHKRKRRKEREREKEKRRAKKRRKSKHKRHASSSDDHSDFSDDSDYSPGEKRKYRDYSPTYTPSSLGGYPPAPSSGHGGPMPKKGSYVKMDKQGYGGYGDYEEENYEGEEDEEMGDEDYDDFTKELNQYRKAKEGGSGDGGGRGNSRGGRGSKNGVRGGKGRMKNQRGRGGMRGGGRGGRGRGGSRGRGRGGKMGGDNEDGEGMMYGGGGGGGGGDEMEYGDDDYDHMGEDDYDEYSQYRKSKDRGRGGKGGRGRGRGKQGRGMNRGGRGRNRGRGRGGGDQGHEEDNNGDMGDMGDGGGGQHNKHQGDKHQDKKGKAICKYYMEGRCTWGEHCNFSHDIELPKKKELCKFYITGFCARAENCPYMHGDFPCKLFHTTGSCVNGDECMFSHEPLTDDTQDLLNKMLAEDAEAGAEDEKEVEELKKQGINPLPKPPPGVGLLPTPPRQGPPDNSGSGDFGPPGPPQGPMSPNGLPGPGPTQGPGPCPGPPPPYPESGPYQGPPNPNGPPPPSMGPPPPCSGNGGKKIPSLFEIKVQPTGQLAQKLANHRGQTPGTATGQAGATGPQGLPSGPGGPPPRFPPPGMMPPDMSMGPPPPMGPGGPPMMPGFGSEGGPMMPPGPPPGGNFFDSFFNQQQDMNMDGVEEEGDDFQGFGGMDEKEGRGSGGNQSSMGGPDVPANGGSASQQAGMGMPDFLPPAQRMLFLRIQQKQQEDEERARLAKGGGERDVDGDSANWYSSEDEDGGGSVTSILKTLRQQSQGPPKPEGPPSDPRLQKGSPAHPPIRPADPRQGDPRLARDPRLSRATDSAQALDSPNPSSASTVTPADPRLARLATATLTPKPDAPLVYKPPPLTAPPAEEEETERVLRDKPVPIPLDPLMGMALRDPRSQLKQFSHIKKDILLHMPPYAKTVTWNPEDLIPIPIPKQDLLPLPPGIPPVSAMDPRLSRSQQRIHTAALPPTPPIPPPSLEPPAPASSSLPDFELLSRILKTVNASSGPSQSSPPLPLIPPTTLLPAPPALLPTPVDKPVDPRMARKAPADPRLQPQKSALKQPSESPVPPLTVSPVAPPPTSGSSSPTIAPYDPRLLSAGGVGRGGGAGAVGGSSVLSGISLYDPRTPSAGKLEGPGATTNTTPSSGPTEPKPIEAAPAKPKAKEPLFVRKSALDQPEPEKSSEQSTDRYNSYNRPRPKPAPSPSTGPPGGPAASGSSTAGQGPPGAAEQAPAGVHNLPVSSLFTMVKQASKPSGSGSPFGGNSPAQPGDTTTTMEQDNASLKEVFKGFDPTASPFCQ is encoded by the exons ATGGCTGTGGAAAGCATGACTGTCCATCCAAACTCCCCAACAACAACCAACCACGAACACAGTCTTCTCACTGACGAAAG GCGTGAGGATGGTGAGTTGGAAGAGGGGGAGCTGGAGGATgatggtggagaggtggaggtggcAGAGGAGCCCAGCgccggaggaggaggagaagatgaaggTGAaggaacagcagcagcagcagaggcgGCCCCCCCAGAGAAAACTCACCGCAGCAAAGAGCGCCACGCCAGCGGCGATGAGAAGGACGACGAGAAGGCCCGCCGCcacaagaggaagaggagaaaagagagggagcgggagaaggagaagaggagagccaAGAAGAGACGCAAATCTAAGCACaaa CGCCATGCCTCCTCCAGTGATGACCACTCAGACTTTAGCGATGACTCTGACTACAGCCCAGGTGAGAAGAGGAAGTATCGGGACTATAGCCCTACGTACACCCCTTCT TCCCTTGGAGGTTACCCACCAGCCCCGTCCTCCGGCCACGGTGGACCCATGCCTAAGAAGGGCAGCTACGTAAAGATGGACAAGCAAGGCTATGGGGGCTACGGCGATTATGAAGAGGAGAACTacgagggagaggaggacgaggagatggGCGATGAAGACTACGATGACTTCACCAAGGAGCTCAACCAGTACCGCAAGGCCAAAGAGGGAGGCAGCGGCGATGGAGGTGGAAGGGGCAACAGTCGCGGGGGCAGAGGTAGCAAAAATGGGGTCAGAG GAGGTAAAGGTCGTATGAAGAACCAGCGAGGTCGAGGAGGCATGAGAGGAGGAGGGCgtggaggtagaggaagaggagggagcaggggTCGGGGGCGAGGGGGCAAGATGGGTGGAGACAACGAGGACGGAGAAGGGATGATgtacggaggaggaggagggggaggaggaggagacgagaTGGAG TATGGAGATGATGACTATGACCACATGGGTGAGGATGACTATGATGAATACTCTCAGTACAGGAAGTCCAAAGACCGTGGAAGGG GTGGCAAAGGTGGGCGGGGAAGGGGCCGTGGGAAACAAGGGCGTGGTATGAACCGCGGAGGCCGAGGGCGGAACCGAGGGAGGGGCCGAGGGGGTGGAGACCAGGGTCACGAAGAGGACAACAATGGAGACATGGGGGACATGGGG gatggaggaggaggccAGCACAACAAGCACCAGGGGGACAAGCACCAAGACAAGAAAGGGAAAGCTATCTGCAAGTACTACATGGAGGGCCGCTGTACTTGG GGGGAACACTGCAACTTCAGCCACGATATTGAGCTGCCCAAGAAGAAAGAACTCTGCAAGTTCTACATCACCGGCTTCTGCGCGCGGGCTGAAAACTGCCCCTACATGCATG GTGATTTCCCCTGCAAGCTGTTCCACACCACCGGGAGCTGTGTGAATGGAGACGAATGCATGTTCTCCCACGAGCCTCTTACCGACGACACCCAAGACCTGCTAAACAAG ATGCTTGCGGAGGATGCCGAGGCTGGAGCTGAGGatgagaaggaggtggaggagctaAAGAAGCAGGGGATCAACCCCCTTCCCAAGCCTCCTCCAGGGGTGGGCCTGCTCCCAACACCGCCCAGACAAGGGCCGCCTGACAACTCTGGCTCTGGGGACTTTGGACCTCCTGGACCACCACAGGGCCCCATGTCCCCCAACGGCCTCCCCGGCCCAGGGCCTACCCAAGGGCCCGGTCCCTGTCCTGGCCCCCCTCCCCCCTACCCAGAAAGTGGCCCCTACCAAGGCCCTCCCAACCCCAATGGTCCCCCACCACCATCCATGGGCCCCCCACCCCCCTGTTCCGGCAATGGTGGGAAGAAGATCCCCTCACTGTTTGAGATCAAGGTGCAGCCCACGGGACAGCTAGCTCAGAAACTAGCTAATCACAG AGGTCAGACCCCAGGAACTGCCACAGGCCAAGCTGGCGCAACTGGCCCCCAAGGGCTCCCCAGTGGGCCTGGTGGGCCTCCGCCTCGGTTTCCTCCACCTGGCATGATGCCCCCAGACATGTCAATGGGTCCTCCCCCGCCCATGGGCCCCGGAGGACCCCCCATGATGCCAGGCTTTGGCTCAGAAGGGGGGCCCATGATGCCACCCGGACCTCCTCCAGGGGGTAACTTCTTTGACAGCTTCTTCAACCAGCAGCAAGACATGAATATGGACGGGGTGGAGGAGGAAG GTGATGACTTCCAGGGCTTTGGAGGGATGGACGAGAAAGAAGGAAGAGGATCGGGAGGAAACCAGAGCTCCATGGGAGGCCCGGACGTCCCTGCTAACGGAGGCTCAGCCAGTCAGCAGGCGGGGATGGGCATGCCCGACTTCCTGCCGCCGGCCCAGCGCATGCTGTTCCTGAGAATCCAGCAGAAACAGCAGGAGGACGAGGAGAGGGCCAGACTAGccaaggggggaggagagagggatgtggacG GTGACTCAGCTAACTGGTACTCCAGTGAGGATGAGGATGGAGGCGGCAGTGTCACGTCCATTTTGAAGACGCTCCGCCAGCAGAGCCAGGGGCCCCCCAAACCTGAGGGCCCCCCCAGCGACCCCCGCCTCCAGAAAGGCTCCCCAGCGCACCCCCCCATCCGACCGGCGGACCCCCGCCAGGGGGACCCCCGGCTGGCTCGTGATCCCCGCCTCTCCCGGGCCACAGACTCTGCCCAGGCCTTGGACTCCCCCAACCCCTCCTCGGCATCCACCGTCACCCCTGCAGACCCCCGCCTGGCCCGGCTTGCTACCGCCACCCTCACCCCTAAACCAGACGCCCCCCTGGTGTACAAGCCCCCGCCCCTCACGGCTCCCCCTgcagaagaggaggagacggagagggttTTGAGGGACAAGCCTGTGCCCATCCCCCTGGACCCCCTAATGGGCATGGCCCTGAGGGACCCGCGCTCCCAGCTGAAGCAGTTCAGCCACATCAAGAAGGACATTCTCCTGCACATGCCCCCGTACGCTAAGACAGTGACATGGAACCCTGAGGACCTCATCCCCATCCCAATCCCTAAACaggacctcctccccctccccccaggcATCCCCCCTGTCTCAGCCATGGACCCCCGCCTCTCACGCAGCCAGCAGCGGATCCACACGGCAGCCCTCCCCCCTACCccacccatcccccctccctccttagAACCCCCCGCCccagcctcctcctccctcccagaCTTTGAGCTGCTCTCTCGCATCCTCAAGACTGTTAACGCCTCATCCGGCCCCTCGCagtcatcccctcctctccccctcatccctccaACAACCCTCTTGCCGGCGCCTCCTGCTTTGTTGCCCACCCCTGTCGACAAGCCTGTCGATCCTCGAATGGCCCGCAAAGCCCCCGCTGACCCACGGCTCCAGCCGCAGAAATCTGCCCTGAAGCAGCCTTCAGAGTCCCCTGTCCCCCCTCTGACGGTCTCCCCGGTAGCCCCTCCACCCACCTCCGGTTCCTCCTCCCCCACCATCGCCCCCTACGACCCTCGGCTACTGTCTGCAGGTGGGGTGGGCCGTGGAGGGGGAGCGGGTGCAGTTGGTGGCAGCAGTGTGCTGAGTGGGATCAGTCTATATGACCCCCGGACTCCTAGTGCAGGTAAACTTGAGGGCCCTGGTGccaccacaaacacaacccccAGCAGCGGCCCCACAGAGCCCAAACCCATTGAGGCAGCACCAGCCAAGCCCAAGGCCAAGGAGCCCCTGTTTGTCCGTAAGTCTGCCCTGGACCAGCCGGAGCCAGAGAAGAGTAGCGAGCAGTCCACTGACCGCTACAACAGCTATAACCGGCCCAGGCCCAAGCCTGCACCCTCGCCGTCCACCGGGCCCCCCGGAGGTCCTGCTGCCTCTGGCTCCTCCACGGCCGGACAGGGTCCCCCTGGTGCTGCTGAGCAGGCCCCGGCGGGTGTCCACAACCTGCCTGTGTCCTCGCTCTTCACCATGGTGAAACAGGCCAGCAAGCCCAGCGGCTCCGGCAGCCCCTTTGGTGGGAACAGCCCTGCCCAGCCTGgcgacaccaccaccaccatggagcAGGACAATGCTTCTCTGAAGGAGGTTTTCAAAGGCTTTGACCCCACGGCATCACCCTTCTGCCAGTGA